One Glycine max cultivar Williams 82 chromosome 4, Glycine_max_v4.0, whole genome shotgun sequence DNA segment encodes these proteins:
- the LOC106798375 gene encoding peroxidase 46 isoform X2, whose amino-acid sequence MIALWWDVSLMLQGNNTEQSDPGNRSVGGFSVIDSAKRILEKFCPRTVSCADIIALAAGDAVEIELIPLEQHIAAHSGIIFKKIQREILGSLTKPYTVTMLMS is encoded by the exons GGATGTTTCTTTGATGCTACAAGGGAACAATACAGAACAAAGTGATCCAGGAAATAGGTCTGTCGGAGGATTTTCAGTTATAGATTCAGCAAAAAGGATCCTAGAGAAATTCTGCCCTAGAACTGTTTCTTGTGCAGACATAATAGCTCTAGCTGCTGGAGATGCTGTTGAAATA GAGCTCATACCATTGGAACAGCACATTGCAGCTCATTCAGGGATCATTTTCAAGAAGATTCAAAGGGAAATCTTAGGCTCATTGACAAAACCCTATACAGTGACTATGCTAATGAGCTAA